In the genome of uncultured Pseudomonas sp., the window CACTTTGACCTGGATCAGGTCACTGGCTTTACCCTGGCTTTCCACCGCGGACTTGAGGCGAGACTGGCCCTCGGCCTCGACGAAGTCGGCAAAGCTTTCGTGTTGCTCACACAGCTGGGTGAACAGGGCGCCGGGGATGAAGTAGACCAGGCTGTCTTCGATGGCGCGGGCAGGGAAGCGCACCTTGTTGCTGCGCAGCAGGCCGGCTTGGCCAAAAATGTCGCCTTCACTCAGGCGGTTATACAGCTCACCGTTGCGCCGGTAGATTTCCACCGCGCCGCTGCGCACGTAATGCAGGTCGTGGATGGCAGCGCCGTACAGCAGGATGTCGGTGCCGGCCTTGAAATAGGCCACTTCGACCTGGCTGGCGATGCTGTCGAGGCTTTCCTCGGGCAGAGCTTCGAAGGGCGGGAAGCGATTCAGGTGATCGCGGATTTCCAGTATTTCGATCTGCATGGGTGCCTCGCGGGTTGGCTGGCCCTACAGGATACGAGCATCCCGGCGCGGTGTCCCCTTGCGGGACGTTACCGGGTGTTCCGCTCGGCAGCGCCGGTCGCTACCTGGATTTGCGGGTGGCCTGCAGCTTGGCCAGCAAGGCTTCACTTTGCACGCGCTGCTCGGTTTCGCTGAGTTGCGGGTTTTCCAGCACGTTGTCGAGTTGTTCGATCAGCTCGCTCTGTCGGTTTATGTGCTCATCGAGCTTCTCCAGCCTCTTCTGGTTGCGCCAGCTCCACAGGGCCAACGCGCAGGCGGCCAGCAGCACTGCCGCGAGCATGATCATCGTCAGGGTGTTCATCAGGGCTCCAGGTTTTTGTACATCAGCATGCGCGGCAAAGTAACAGCGCCAAGCGTCAGCGTCTGTGCCTGCTGCACAGAAAATCCCTGGCGGGTAAAAAACACCTGAGCGAAGGCGGCATCACTATTCAGCTCGCGGGGCAGGCGCAAACCCAGGCGTATTCAAGCGTTCCACGTGAAACCCCTATGGATGCTGGCTCTCAGCCCATGCCTAGGCATTTTCTGGGTGAGTAGGGCGGGTTGCTCAGCGCTAATTGAGCTTCCGTCCATTAAATTAAATGTTATGTTATAACTATTACTTGCCATGCCTGATCAACGCTGGAGTCACCTGCTATGCCCAACCGCCTTCCCGTAACCGTTCTGTCCGGCTTTCTCGGTGCCGGCAAAAGCACCTTGCTTAACACCATCCTGAAAAATCGTCAGGGCTTGAAAGTTGCAGTCATCGTCAACGATATGAGCGAAATCAACATTGATGGCAGCGAAGTTCAGCGTGATGTCAGCCTGAACCGCGCCGAAGAAAAACTCGTGGAGATGAGCAACGGCTGCATTTGCTGCACCTTGCGTGAAGACCTGCTGGAGGAGGTCAGTCGTCTGGCCAACGCTGGCCGCTTCGATTATCTGCTGATCGAGTCCACTGGCATTTCCGAGCCGTTGCCGGTGGCTGAAACCTTCACCTTCCGTGGTGAAGATGGCCAGAGCCTGGCCGATGTGGCGCGCCTGGACACCATGGTCACGGTGGTCGACGGGGTGAATTTTTTGCGTGACTTCCATGAGGCCGAGAGCCTTACCAGCCGTGGCGAATCCCTCGGCGAAGAGGATGAGCGCTCGATAACCGACCTGTTGATCGAGCAGGTGGAGTTCGCCGACGTGCTGCTGGTGAGCAAGATTGATCTGATCAGCAGTTACGAGCGTGAAGAGCTGATGGCCATTCTGCGTGGCCTCAACAGCCACGCCG includes:
- the zigA gene encoding zinc metallochaperone GTPase ZigA encodes the protein MPNRLPVTVLSGFLGAGKSTLLNTILKNRQGLKVAVIVNDMSEINIDGSEVQRDVSLNRAEEKLVEMSNGCICCTLREDLLEEVSRLANAGRFDYLLIESTGISEPLPVAETFTFRGEDGQSLADVARLDTMVTVVDGVNFLRDFHEAESLTSRGESLGEEDERSITDLLIEQVEFADVLLVSKIDLISSYEREELMAILRGLNSHAEILPMAMGAVPLAKILNTGRFDFERAAQAPGWLKELRGEHIPETEEYGISSSVYRARRPLHPERFFNLINREWSNGRLLRSKGFFWLASKYQEAGSWSQAGGLMRHGFAGRWWRFVPKAQWPEDQEGLQTIMQHWHAEVGDCRQELVFIGQNIDFAQLTAELDACLLTDAEMALGSDAWRTLPDPFGPWHEEVA